From Poecile atricapillus isolate bPoeAtr1 chromosome Z, bPoeAtr1.hap1, whole genome shotgun sequence, one genomic window encodes:
- the LOC131573103 gene encoding enoyl-CoA hydratase domain-containing protein 3, mitochondrial-like: MAARLCRLRGPLRAAFSSAAAAGAGQAPPAAPLTERRQAGGVRTIVLNNPRRRNALSLPMLQSLRRDLLHDVKSRELRVIVIAAEGPVFCSGHDLKELSTEDDVKHHSQVFELCAEVMTLIQKLPVPVIAKVNGLATAAGCQLVASCDIAVASEKSQFATPGVNIGLFCSTPGVALGRSLPRKVALEMLFTGEPLSAHEALMHGLVSKVVPEDKLEEETMKISQKICDSSKSVLALGKATFYRQITQDLDTAYKITTKVMVDNLTLRDGQEGIEAFVQKRKPVWTHSQEEKK; this comes from the exons ATGGCGGCCCGGCTGTGCCGGCTGCGGGGGCCCCTCAGGGCCGCCTTCAGCAGCGCCGCGGCCGCGGGAGCCGGGCAGGCCCCGCCGGCAGCGCCGCTGACGGAGCGGCGGCAGGCGGGGGGCGTGCG CACCATCGTCCTGAACAACCCGCGGCGGCGGAACGCGCTGTCGCTGCCCATGCTGCAGAGCCTGCGGCGGGACCTGCTGCACGACGTCAAGAGCCGGGAGCTCCGCGTCATCGTCATCGCGG CTGAAGGACCTGTATTTTGTTCTGGCCATGATTTAAAGGAACTGTCAACTGAAGATGATGTGAAACATCATTCCCAAGTATTTGAATTATGTGCAGAG GTTATGACTTTAATCCAGAAACTTCCAGTGCCAGTGATTGCCAAAGTAAACGGCTTGGCTACAGCAGCCGGCTGCCAGCTCGTGGCAAGCTGTGACATCGCAGTGGCAAGTGAGAAATCTCAGTTTGCTACTCCTGGAGTAAACATTGGGCTGTTCTGCTCCACACCAGGTGTGGCCTTGGGCAGATCTCTTCCAAGGAAG GTGGCGCTGGAGATGCTTTTCACGGGTGAACCTCTCTCTGCCCATGAAGCGTTAATGCACGGGCTTGTCAGCAAGGTGGTACCAGAAGACAAGCTGGAAGAAGAGACCATGAAAATATCTCAGAAGATATGTGACAGCAGCAAATCTGTCCTGGCTTTGGGGAAAGCCACCTTTTACAGGCAGATAACCCAGGACCTTGACACTGCTTACAAAATAACTACTAAGGTCATGGTAGATAATTTGACTTTGAGAGATGGGCAGGAAGGCATTGAAGCCTTTGTTCAGAAGCGTAAGCCTGTCTGGACACACTCTCAGGAGGAGAAGAAATGA